In Vigna angularis cultivar LongXiaoDou No.4 chromosome 8, ASM1680809v1, whole genome shotgun sequence, one DNA window encodes the following:
- the LOC108345209 gene encoding LOW QUALITY PROTEIN: pentatricopeptide repeat-containing protein At1g80270, mitochondrial (The sequence of the model RefSeq protein was modified relative to this genomic sequence to represent the inferred CDS: substituted 1 base at 1 genomic stop codon), whose amino-acid sequence MMAAERIFNKMKDLDFPLTTFTCNQLLLLYKKLDKKKIADVLLLIEKENVKPCIFTYRILLDVKGQSNDIAGMEQVLETMKVEGIEPDIQIQALLAKHYTSAGLNEKAETVLKEIEGENLKENRWQCATLIRLYANLGKADEVERIWKVCESKAGIDDCLAAVEAWGKLKKIDEAESIFERASKKWKLNSKNYSVLLMVYANNNMLKKGKDLVKXMADSGTNIGPLTWNALVKLYIQAGEVEKADSILLKAIHRYNVQPMFSTYMAVLWQYAKRGDVHNSEKIFHAMRNSGYTSRISQFEALIQAYINAKVPAYGIRERMKTDNIFRNKLVANRLVQVDAFKKNALSDLLD is encoded by the coding sequence ATGATGGCAGCTGAGAGAATATTCAACAAAATGAAGGACTTGGATTTTCCACTTACAACATTTACTTGTAACCAGTTGCTGCTTTTGTACAAGAAGTTGGACAAGAAGAAAATAGCTGATGTGTTACTACTGATAGAAAAAGAGAATGTCAAACCTTGTATCTTTACTTACAGAATCTTATTAGACGTGAAGGGCCAGTCTAATGATATTGCTGGAATGGAGCAAGTACTGGAGACAATGAAGGTGGAAGGGATTGAGCCAGACATCCAAATTCAGGCACTCTTGGCTAAACATTACACCTCAGCTGGGCTTAATGAAAAGGCTGAAACTGTACTGAAGGAGATAGAAGGTGAAAACTTGAAAGAAAATCGGTGGCAATGTGCAACATTAATTCGTCTTTATGCAAATCTGGGAAAGGCCGATGAAGTGGAGAGAATTTGGAAGGTTTGTGAATCAAAGGCTGGGATTGATGACTGCCTTGCTGCAGTTGAAGCTTGGGGAAAGTTAAAGAAAATTGATGAAGCTGAATCAATTTTTGAGAGGGCGTCAAAGAAATGGAAACTTAATTCCAAGAACTACTCAGTTCTTCTGATGGTTTATGCAAATAATAATATGCTAAAGAAGGGTAAGGATCTTGTTAAGTGAATGGCAGATAGCGGGACCAATATAGGCCCTTTGACCTGGAATGCACTTGTGAAACTGTATATCCAAGCAGGTGAAGTTGAAAAGGCAGACTCTATATTGCTGAAGGCAATCCATCGGTATAATGTGCAACCAATGTTTAGCACCTATATGGCTGTTTTATGGCAGTATGCAAAAAGGGGTGACGTCCACAACTCGGAGAAGATTTTTCATGCAATGAGAAATTCTGGTTATACATCTCGAATAAGTCAGTTCGAAGCTCTGATACAGGCGTATATAAACGCCAAGGTTCCAGCTTATGGTATTAGAGAGAGGATGAAAACTGATAACATATTTCGCAACAAATTAGTGGCTAACCGGTTGGTTCAAGTTGACGCATTTAAGAAAAATGCACTTTCCGATTTACTTGATTGA